In Lolium rigidum isolate FL_2022 chromosome 7, APGP_CSIRO_Lrig_0.1, whole genome shotgun sequence, the DNA window TTGTGCTATTTGTGTCGAACACTTTTTTAACCTTGGTACTCCTATTTTGGCCTCCCCAGTTCGTCCCTTTGTACCAAGATTCTTGCTACTTGAATTATGAAGATAGGATATTTTTTCTTCTGTTAGATGAAACCAAATATGTTTATTCGGTTATTTCATTGGCTATGAGTTAAAATATACTTGTGATACTTCCTTCTTACCGTGAAGGAGAAACTATTGGTTGAACTGGCTTTAACTCAACATTTCTCTTGCTCAAACATGAGTGTAAGTAGTACTGGTAAACGATATATAATTATTAGATCCTTAATTAACTGTCATAGAATGTTCTGTCCTGGTTGAGTGTCTGTGTTCTCAATTTGAAGATGAAAAATCAGAGACTTTGTTGCCCGCAGTAAGATTTGAGTGTGCATTACCGGGAGAAATTTTGTTACAAGATTTGCACATGCCCAACTAGACTGACGAAACCTGTATTGTATCAGATTTGTTCATGACTCGATGTTACTTCTGATAACCATTACTTTAGTAGTTTAGTACATCTGACATAAAAAGTGACACCGTAGTTAATGGTCAAGTGTTAGATAGCAGTTAGATTTCCAAATTGACCACCATTTAGTAATGGAGGGTTACTATTTTGTTTGGAAAATTCAGGTACTTCTTTAGTGACAACAACGATGACATCTTAGCCTGTAATTTTTTGTATAGATGTGCCCACCTTCTTCTGAAGAGTTGCGTATTTCAATATGAGCTTGGTAAGCTTGAGTTTATGTGAACCCCCGAGGCTCAACCATATGCGAACGTAAAATATGATTGATATATTTCAGATGCAATCCTTATTTAATTAACAATAGATAAAGCAAAGCTTGTGCATTGTAAAACAACGATCCATGTGTTGGGATCTTAGTTTGCttgttcttttttctctctccttGCTTTGGTTTTATTTTGTTTCTGTTGGGTTTTATATCTAGCCTAACCAAGTTGGCTGGGAAAAAGGTATTGATGTTGTTGCTGTAAGGCAAGCTTGTGCATTGTAAAACAAATTTATAGAGCTGCTATAATTACAATGAGAGTACTTGAAGTGGTGATATCAAGTAGGTACCCTAACTTAGGGCGGAATTAATCATAGCAAAGTCTTTCTGCTTAGGCACCAAGTAAAACTAGAAAAAAGAATCAAAATCTTAGATGTACTTCCATTTTAAGCTACCTACTTGTAAAGGTTCATGTTGCTGATTAAGTCTATCTTCTGTGGCTAGACTCTATACTGTAATATGAAAATTCTGAACAATAATAATACTCCCTTCCTCCCGAAAAAGATGTCTCAACTTGGTctagatttgcatgtatctacacactaaaacacatCTACATGCatatttagacaaagttgagacatcgtTTTTGGGACCGAGGGAGTAAGAAAAATTAAATGGTCCAATTTATGTTTTCTTACTATTATTAAGAATTTTCTTACTATTACTCTAGAGTTTAGTCACTTAATTGGGAAACAAAGAATTTGTCTTGAGAAGCCAAACATTTGAGTCAAAAACCTCAAACTCGTTACCATGTTCCACAGAAAGGTCACCCTGAAATGCCTAGAATATATTCACAAAAGTGAAAATGTTTATATGATTTACCTGGTTTTTGTTTACGCTATTTCCAAAACAAGGGTGCTTGTTTCGAGCAATACCGGTTCAATGTTTTTGTGCTAGTACTTGTGTTGAACACTTCTGCAACCTTGATACTCGTGTTTTGGACTCCCCAGTTGGTCCCTTTGTACCAAGACTCTTACTACTTGAAGTATGAAGATACAGTATTTCTCCTGTCAGATGAAACCAAATATGTTTATTCAGTTATTTCATTGGCTATTTGGTTAAAACTTAAAATATACTTGCGATATTTCCTTCTTACCGTGAAGGAGAAACTATTGGTTGAACTGGCTTTTAACTCAACATTTCCCACTGCACAAACATGAGCAAGTGGGTAGCCATATTTTCTCCTGTGGGGAAGGGATTTTATTGCTGGATAACCATGTCAGGCCAGACCACCAAATTGAATTGGATTCAACTTGGCGACCTGCCATCCCTGTGTGCTTACTTTTTATGCCGGTGTCACCTGGAACGGGGCCAGGCATGCAAAGACCTCTGCCAAGATCCAACACAAAGCTCGCAGGGGCTGCCTGCCTGCTGCACTGGGAAGGGTGAACGGGACAGTCCCCAGTGTGCGTGCGGGCGTGCAAGCCGAGAGAGAGCATAATGGCTGCCGGCACGTACGCAAGTGCCTCGGTGGCAGCAGATACAGTGGAGGTAGAGAACGGTGGCTGAGTGGGAACGACGAGTCCATCACCCGATGTACATGGAGCCATGGGCCGCTTCAGATCTCGGCACATATACTAGTCGCCCCGTACTCCGCGTGTAGCATCGTCGTCCGTAGAAAATGCAGGTGACGTTACACAAGGTACAGATAGAGACAGATGCAATGGAGCGTGGACGCCGTGCGGGGAACCATGTGCGCGCGACGTCCTCCGGGTCCGTGGCGTTGCAAGGAAACTTGCAACCAGCATGTTGCCCGGAAATTACTCGGTCATCAATGATCCATGGCCATGGATCCCCATCTGGTTATATATTCAGCTAGACAAGAAATATATACTGAGATGAACATGTTACGACCTGCGAGTAGGTACCACAAGCATCGGCCACCCTGGAACGGCTAGCCAGCCAAGAGATCGACGAATGAAACTCGATCTCAAGATTCTTCAGGAGCATACTATGTTTGACCGAGGATGCATGGACGTTTTGGAAATCTTCCAGATCAGAGGAAGCCACTCTGTCACCTCGTGGGATCGTGGCATCCTACGGTACTTGCTACTACTATGTAGAATCGAGATTTCTATGTGCGCGGCGAAAATCAAGCCAGCCTAAATTACCTAGCAATTAGCTCAAGCCTGCACATGCAACGGCTGCTACGTGACCCCCAGCTGTGGAGTTGAAAGGATACACACCTCGTGCCCTCATCTTCGCAAACAGCATGGGACGGCGGGACGCCATGTCTGTCCTGGATAGATCTACGGTGGTAGCTAGCGAAACCTCTCTATCGTCTCCGGTGAATTGGTCCAGCCATTGCACTAGAAATCCTACACTTCATTTTTATTGCCCAAGAGTATCGGTTTAGGTCCGGACGCGGATACCAAAATAATTAATTTTCAGCGCGTGTCCGTTTGGTTTGGGGTCTGCCTAGCAATCCGACGCATTTTGACACCGACCAGCACAGCGGGGTTGCCGGCGTTGTCGAACAAGTCATTGTTGCGGTCCCTGTCTTTGTACTCCTCGTCGTCTCCTAGGCCGACGCCTAACTCTCGGTTGAAGAAACCTAAGTCACCAAGGTACCCTGCTTGGCTGCGCGGGTCAAACTCCCACGACCCAAAGGAGTGTCCATTGTACAAATCGACAGCGAAGGCTGGATCGTCGCGTAGATCAGACGAGAGGATGAATCGGCGGTAGTGGATCTCGTCACGCAGATCTGACAAGAATCACAAGAGGATGAATCAGCGGTAGTGGATCTCGTCACGTGCGATGCGCCCCTTGCGTGGCACCAGAGGCACCGGCACCCGCCGCGAGTTGAGGAGGCAGCCAGTCAACAGGTTAATGTTCGCCCAAGGCACCGACCGCCCCTCGTCGTGCAACCACCACGCGTGGTCCACAGGGACGTAGCAGCGGTCCCGCTCCTTCTTCCCACCACAAGATGAGGCGGCCTCGTGGTTGTGCTTCGTCTTTCGGAAGTGTCATCCTTTGCCCATGGAGCTGTCGTGCTCGGAGGAAGTGGTCGTCAGCGACGGCTATGGCAATGGTGTGGCGAGAAGTGGACGCGGCGTAGAAAATCCCTCAGCGACACTGCCGCCAATGCTAGCTCGCAGAAACTAAAGCGAGCGGGTCACTGCCAAGCGTTTTCAAGGGAGAAGGGTGCGTACACACGTGCGGACCGCGCTATGTCTGTGTCCACGCATTTGCGACCCAAATGAAGGCCGCAGGTGGGCCACCGCGAAAAAAAATAGTTGTTATGCGTCGATCCGCACGGTAAAATATTAGCCGTGTTCGTTTTGATAATTCATTTGCGTCGGACCGCTAACTAGGGATGCACTAGCACACCCCGTGCCCTGATTTTCGCGAACAGCATGGGACGCCATGTTTGTCCTAGATAGATCTACGGTGGTAGCTAGCGAAACCTATCTATCTCAGGTGACCGGGTCCAGCTGTTGCGCTAGCAAACGGAAGTATGCAGATACAATCACTGTTGGTTAAAAGACCCAAGGCCGGGCATCGAGCTGTGGTACTAGCTAGTTGCTGCAAACAAGAAACACCAATGAAGAATTTGCCATGGAGTGCATCATGGTTTTTTATCCACTGGTTAAAGGGGGACAAATATACACGACACGTGCAAACGCGCAGTCGTGCATCATGTCATCCCGGTAACGGTAATAAAATCACCGTAACTTTGACTGGACACTCTGCATCAGATGGTTGTtaccgagagagagagagcatcaAGGTGGGATGGGGGCGCCCGTGTGTGTGCCTGGATTTTCTTTTGCGGAAAACTCAGGAAACATGCAGATACTATCACTGTCAGTTAAAACACCCCAAAGGCATCGACCACCGACGACGGTGGTAGCTAGCTGTTGCGAACAAGAGACACGCACGCGACAAGAATGAACAATGGCCATGGAGCAGGGACGATGCAGTACAGTAGAGAGTATTGTATTCGTGCATCACGAATTTTCATCCAGTGGCCACGGGACAAGTGTGCACGACACGTGCAATCGCGCAGCCGTGCACCATCTCATCATGGTAATAAACTTACCGTAATTTTGACTGGACACTCTGCGTGAGATGGCTGTTACCGAGAAGAGAGCATCAAGGTGGATGAGACCTGGAGGTGGAGGTTGAGGCGTGGAGCCACGCGCGCGGTCGGGTGCACGTGCCCCGCCTGACCGCGCCTTGTCACCCGCACGAGCTGGACAAAAACAAACAGGCGCCAGTGGCGCTAAAATAAGCCCAGCGCCGCACCACGCCGCCCCTCCCTGCCACACTGCTCCTCTCCTCTGCAACCGCATCCGCCTGCGCGCCCGTGCCCTCCATTCACCAAGCTCCACCTTCCCCATAGCACCAGCCGCGGCAGATCGAGATCAGCACAGTAGCTGACATCTTTCGCTTGCTCCTATCCAAGCTCCAGCTGAGCACGCAAAGATCACGAGcatggaggagaaggcggcggagacgGTGCCGGCCCCGGCGGTTGCGGTTGCCGCGGCGGGGGATCTGGACGTGACGTACTGCAGCGAGCACCCCTACCcgcccggcgcggcggcggcggccgggatggCCGTGGGCAGCGGCATCTGCGCCTTCTGCCTGCAGGAGAAGCTCGGCATGCTCGTCTCCTCCTCCAAGTCCAGCCCCTTCCACCCGCCGCCAGCCTCCGTCACCCCGACCACCCCTCCCTCCACCAACATGCCCGCCTCCGACCCgccccaccctcccgccgccgcggtCCCGCCGCAGAAggccaagtcctcctcctcgtccgccgCCACGGTGGCGAGCGGGCTCCGGAGGAGCAAGTCCGTGGCGCCGCGGCCGGACGAGCCGCCGCTGTCCGCCGCCGGGGTCGCCAACGACAGCCCCCGCAAGAAGAGCTTCTGGTCCTTCCTCTACCCCTCCTCCGGCGCCCACCgcagcgcgtcctcctcctcctcgtctctgCCCGGGGCCGACGGCCCCGCGTCGGCCAGGAGGAAGTCGGTGTCGGTGGCGTCGTCCGCGGCGTCCGCGTCGATGGGGCGCAGGCTGGAGGCCATCGAGGAGCCCGAGAGCCCCGGCCGCCGCAGcgagggctcctcctcctcctccttcggccgCAAGGTGGCGCGCTCCCGCTCCGTCGGCTGCGGCAGCCGCAGCTTCTCGGGAGACTTCCTCGAGCGCCTCTCCACCGGCTTCGGCGACTGCGCGCTCCGCCGCGTCGAGTCCCACCGCGAGCCCAAGCCCAAGGGCGCCGCGCCCGGCCACCTGggtgacggcggcgacgacgactacGAGCAGCACAAGATCAAGTGCGCCGGCTTCTTCGGCGGGCTCGGCGCCGCGcccccgccctcctcctcgtacTGGCTCTCCGCGCCCGGCAACGCTGGGAACGGCGCTGGCGCCGGCAcaggcggcggcagcgggaaGGCGCCTGGCGCGCGGAGCCACCGGAGCTGGGCGTGGGCGCTGGCGAGCCCCATGCGGGCGCTCAGGCCGACCAGCTCCACGTCCAGCAAGTCCATCATGTCCGCGCACCACAaccgcgccgccggcggcgccaaCAACATGCCGACGGTGGGTGGATCAGCGGTGGCGACGAGCTAGCTCCATCTTCCGGCTGCGATCATCAATGGCCAGCTACTGGATCGTCCCTCTTCTGCTTCAAGAACGTATactgctactacttctgctgctacGAAAATTACTCTGTTCTCCGTTCAATCGAACAATGGAATGTGCCGTAGATCAAGCtctagcttggttttcatttgtaATTCTCTCCTGTTTCAGTGGAAATAGAAATGTTTCAAATTCATGTGTTGGAGACGGGACATATCACATATGCATTGGGTTTTGTAATGGTCAAATTTGGGATTTGTAGATCTGTTCAACATGCAAGTTGTATTCATGGCTGCGGATCGATTCATGCGATCGTAGTACTCTAAAATTTTCGACACAATAGCTCCGAGCTCACGTTGGTGCACGTGATTGCCAGAAATACCGCACACGACATTTTACCGTAGTAACTATAACCTGCGGAATAGTAAACCGTGAATCATTCATTCAGCTCGATGACGTCAGTAGCAGCGGAACGTACAGTTTGACTCGAAACCAGCCTGACGAGTGACCACCGTCGGCGTCGTGCTGTGCTCTCTGCCGCCTGTCTGCTGCGGTGCTCCTGCAGCCGTTGgtgatttctttcttttttttacgAAAATTCCGCCGAGCTATTAATAATCATTAATAATACAAATAGatccaaaagtaataaaaattacaagtaggtcttgggaccacctagcgatgactacaGACACTGACGCGAGGCGAAGGcgtgccgccgtcctcgcccctccatcactggAGCCAAGCAAAGCTTATCGtaatagagcttgttgtagtagacaaacgAGAAGTCATCGTGCTAAGACCCTAAAGGACCAACACACCAGAGCAGCAATCGTCGCCAAAGATGACgaccatagatcggaagagactaacctgaaaccacacaaaacgaacacgaaaaccgaccggatcccatgagatccgccggacacacgactccacgcgccctccgtcgATGCAAGACACACCGCCATAGCGAGGATaggggggaggaccttattctgacatcAAGATGTagtcgccgcctcaccatcccgaagaagacgCTGAAAACAACCTAACAAAGAACGAAAAACCCTCTGTCGGCGAGAGGCCGTGGTCCGCTACACCTCCAAGGCCCGAAGGCCACCGGAGGCGAAGCAGACCAGCAGCGTCGCCGACGATGGaacgaaaccctagatgggttttcctTGCCGCCTTCATATCGCCTCCTCTGAATCTTGTACGTACCGGTTTGGTGATTTCAATGACGTTACTGGATCACCCATGTTCTGAAGCATACTCCGTATGTTGGGAAAATTTGAAACGGAGACCGAGCTACTTATACTTCCTCCGTCTACAAATGTAAGACGTTCAGCGAGTTGTTCCGATCGGGTGAAAAAACAATGAAAAGACATCTATATCTCTATCTAAAATTTGACCTCGATCCCAATTTTCCCATCGTCCCCCACGGACTCCACCCTCCAGCGGCCAGCTCTTCATCTCCACCGGAATCGATCCTCCCCGGCCATTGATAcgtcacaaacgtatctataatttcttatgttccatgctacttttatgatgatactcacatgttttatacacattatatgtcatatttatgcattttccggcactaacctattgacgagatgccgaagagccgcttcgttgttttctgctgtttttggtttcagaaatcctagtaaggaaatattctcggaattggacgaaatcaacgcacagggtcctatttttgcacgaagcttccagaagaccggagaggaaacgtagtggggccacggggcgaagacacaacaaggcggcgcggcctgggccctggccgcgccagcctgttgtgtggggcccccgtgacgccccttgacctgcccttccgcctacttaaagccttcgtcgtgaaacccccagtaccgagagccacgatacggaaaaccttccagagacgccgccgccgccaatcccatctcgagggattcacgagatcgcctccgcaccccgccggagaggggaatcatctcccggaggtctcttcatcgccatgatcgcctccggatcgatgtgtgagtagttcaccctcggactatgggtccatagcagtagctagatggttgtcttctcctcattgtgctatcatgttagatcttgtgagctgcctatcatgatcaagatcatctatttgtaatccttcatgttgtgtttgttgggatccgatgaatattgaatactatgtcaagttgattatcaatctatcatatatgttatttatgttcttgcatgctctccgttgctagtagaggctccggccaagttgatacttgtgactccaagagggagtatttatgctcgatagtgggttcatgcctccattaaatctgggacaagtgacgtaaagttctaaggttgtggatgtgctattgccactagggataaaacatcgatgctttgtctaaggatatttgtgttgattacattacgcaccatacttaatgcaattgtccgttgtttacaacttaataccggagggggttcggaagataacctcgaaggtggactttttaggcatagatgcatgctggatagcggtctatgtactttgtcgtaatgccccgattaaatctcatagtactcatcatgatatatgtatgtgcattgttatgccttctttatttttcaattgcccaactcgtaatttgttcacccaacatctcgcttatcttatgggagagacaccactagtgaactgtggaccccggtcctattctttacatccgaaatacgatatgccgcaattgttctttacctgttcttcgcaaacaaccatcatcatccacactatacatctaatcctttgtttacaagcaagctcggtgagattgacaacctcaccgttacgttggggcaaagttccgtgattgtgttgtgcgggttccacgttggcgccgaatccccggtgttgcgccgcactac includes these proteins:
- the LOC124672144 gene encoding translation initiation factor IF-2-like — protein: MEEKAAETVPAPAVAVAAAGDLDVTYCSEHPYPPGAAAAAGMAVGSGICAFCLQEKLGMLVSSSKSSPFHPPPASVTPTTPPSTNMPASDPPHPPAAAVPPQKAKSSSSSAATVASGLRRSKSVAPRPDEPPLSAAGVANDSPRKKSFWSFLYPSSGAHRSASSSSSSLPGADGPASARRKSVSVASSAASASMGRRLEAIEEPESPGRRSEGSSSSSFGRKVARSRSVGCGSRSFSGDFLERLSTGFGDCALRRVESHREPKPKGAAPGHLGDGGDDDYEQHKIKCAGFFGGLGAAPPPSSSYWLSAPGNAGNGAGAGTGGGSGKAPGARSHRSWAWALASPMRALRPTSSTSSKSIMSAHHNRAAGGANNMPTVGGSAVATS